The following is a genomic window from Desulfatirhabdium butyrativorans DSM 18734.
CGAAACCGTACGAAAGGGAGATTACGTCCAACTGACGGTATCGGATACGGGCATGGGCATGGAACAAGGCGATATTCAACGGATATTCCAGCCCTTCTTTTCGAAGAAAACCCTCGCGAAGAGCGGGACAGGTCTTGGGATGACCATCGTCTGGAACACGGTGGCCGATCATGACGGGTACATCGAAGTCGAAAGCATCCCGGAAAAAGGAACGACATTCCATCTCTATTTCCCGATGGCTCAGAAGGAATTGGGCTCATGAAGCTACTGCGATTCATTGCCGCATCGATCCTGATCATCTTCTTTCAGTCATGGATGACCGGTGGGTCATTCCTTGCGATAGCATCGGCGACAGATGCGCCGGCGGGCAGTCCTCAGCAGCAACAGCAGGATATTCGCCAGTCCATCGATGCCATGCTCGCATCGGAGACCGCTGCGCTCGAAGATGTCAAAACCCTCCAGAAGCAGATCGAAACCAATCAGAAAGCGCTTGCAGCCGAAATGAACACCTACCGGATGCAGATTTCGGCTTACGGAAACCTACTGGCGCAACCGGATGTCAAGCTGGGTGAGCTGGAAAAAGCCTGGGTACAAACGGCAGACGTTATGGGGGTGATTACCCAGCAAATCAAGTCGCTTCGCCAGAAGCTCAATACAACCAACGCGCAGTGGAGCCAGGTGGTCGCCCAGATCGACCTCAACAGCAAACAGCTTCTCGACATCCAAGCTGCAGGCGTGGCTGACGCCTCGGCTACGGCATTGCAAAAAAAGCTCAAATCTCTGGTGGATTTGCTGAATGCACGCAAAGCGAGGCTGGAAAAAATTCAATCAATCCAGTCGGACACCGTCAATCAACTGGATGATATTCAAAGTATCCTGACTGAGTTGGCCCAATCGTTCGAAGAAAAGATCCATTCCCAAAAACAGCAGGAACTTTTCCAAAAAAGGCCTTCCCTGCTCCAGCAGATCAAATTGACCAAATTTCGCTCCGATGCCGACGAAATCCGAGCGGCTTTTCAAATACTCCTGTCCGCATCGTTTTATTTTCAGCAGCTCAAGGCCTTACGAGACAGCTATCTCCCGCACACCAGCATTGCACTGCTCCTGTTGATTCTATGGCTTGCTCTCGTTCATCGGCTGCAGGTGCACATCCAGGCATGGGGGGGAACTCGCACCTGGATGCCCTGGCAGAAAATTGCCTTCCATACGATTCATCGTTCCTGGATGCTGTCGGCAATCACCCTCTATGGTTTTGTGTTCCTGATATTTTCAGGAGCATGGCCTTACAGATTCATCGGGGAATTGATTTCCGATCTGCTGCTGCTGATTCTGTTCTGCAAGTGGCTATCTTTGCTGGTCACCGGCATGGATGCATTGAATCCACCGCGTTTTCCGCTGGCGCTGGCCGCTTCCATGCGATGGCTTATCTTCGGCGCACAAGTGTATGGCGCCCTTCTGATTCTTTCCAGGCTGTTGATCTCCGATACGAACCTTTATTGGATCGGGATGAAGCTTGTCGGTGAAATCGGCTTGCTGCTTTGGATTGGCGAAGCGATCCATCGAAAAAGGTTCGAATGGGATCGCTGGGTGCCGATGGCCTGGTTTCCCTATGTCCGTGCCGCAGGATCCGCCATCATGTGGGCTATCGGCATCATCCCTGTCGTTCTGGACTGGACCGGTTACAACGTGTTTGCGCTCTTCTGGCTGGCATCATGGGGCCAGACAACGGTTTGTCTGCTTTGGGCCATTGTATTGTTTCATTCGCTTCGGGAATGGAACGAGGCTGTTCTGGCGCAGGAGGAAACCAGAAGCACCCTGCTGAAACCAAGCGATGGATATTCCGCCCGATGGATTCTTCTGAGGCTGGCATGGATTGCCCTGCCATCAGGAATCATTGCCTCGATCCTGATCAGTTGGGGCGCCAAGCAGACGATCATCGGCCATATTTTCCAGATACTCGCTTATCCAATCACCATCGGCTCGATCCGTTTCAGCATATCTGGCATCATCGGTGCGGGTCTGATTCTGTTGATCGCCAGGCTTGTCCTCAAGCCTTGGCGCAGGTGGATCAAAGACAAGTTGTTCAAAGGAAGCGGCCTGGAGAAGGGATTTATCGATTCCATCGCCACATTGACAACGTATGTTCTCTGGGCTTTGGCGATTTTCATAGCACTTCAGGCGCTTGGAGTGAGCACTGCATCCCTTGCCGTTGTGTTCGGTGCGCTCGGCATCGGCCTGGGTTTCGGACTGCAGAACATTTTCAACAATTTCATCAGCGGAATCATTCTGCTCTTCGAAAGGCCAATTCAGGTGGGAGATGCCATCGAGATCAACGGCACCTGGGGCATCGTCAAGAAAATCAATTTTCGCTCCACGCAGGTGCAGACCTACGACAATGCCTCGCTGATCATCCCCAATTCCGAGTTCATCAGCAATTCGGTCACCAATTGGACCTTCAAAGACCAGCGTATCCGCAGGATCATCACCATCGGCGTGGCCTATGGATCGGATTCGGATCTGGTGGTCAGCACCCTGACCGAAATCGCCATGGCTTGCAAGAAGGTGCTCAAATATCCCCAACCGGATGTCATATTCGCCGATTTTGCCGACAGTGCCCTGACATTCAAACTGCGTGTCTGGACAACGCTGGATGATATGGTAAGTGTCGAAAACAAACTCAGGCACGATATTTACAAGGCGTTTGCCGAAAAAGGCATCGAAATCCCCTTTCCGCAGCAAGACATTCATATCAAGGAGTGAAAAGGAAAAAGGGGTGGATCGGGTCGGTTGAAAAGGGAATTCGTTACCCGTCCATACAAACAGGCCACAAGCCTAATGCGGACTACCCACTGCCGACTACAATATTTTAACGATAATCCTCCGTGCAACCGGGGTTTCACCCCGATAAATGAAAGTCGCAGGGGCGATCCTGGAAAAGCAGGGTTCTTCCGCTTTTATTCTGACTTCTGACTTCTGACTTCTGACTTCTGACTTCTGACTCCCGACTCCCGACTCCCGACTTCTGACTTCT
Proteins encoded in this region:
- a CDS encoding mechanosensitive ion channel domain-containing protein codes for the protein MKLLRFIAASILIIFFQSWMTGGSFLAIASATDAPAGSPQQQQQDIRQSIDAMLASETAALEDVKTLQKQIETNQKALAAEMNTYRMQISAYGNLLAQPDVKLGELEKAWVQTADVMGVITQQIKSLRQKLNTTNAQWSQVVAQIDLNSKQLLDIQAAGVADASATALQKKLKSLVDLLNARKARLEKIQSIQSDTVNQLDDIQSILTELAQSFEEKIHSQKQQELFQKRPSLLQQIKLTKFRSDADEIRAAFQILLSASFYFQQLKALRDSYLPHTSIALLLLILWLALVHRLQVHIQAWGGTRTWMPWQKIAFHTIHRSWMLSAITLYGFVFLIFSGAWPYRFIGELISDLLLLILFCKWLSLLVTGMDALNPPRFPLALAASMRWLIFGAQVYGALLILSRLLISDTNLYWIGMKLVGEIGLLLWIGEAIHRKRFEWDRWVPMAWFPYVRAAGSAIMWAIGIIPVVLDWTGYNVFALFWLASWGQTTVCLLWAIVLFHSLREWNEAVLAQEETRSTLLKPSDGYSARWILLRLAWIALPSGIIASILISWGAKQTIIGHIFQILAYPITIGSIRFSISGIIGAGLILLIARLVLKPWRRWIKDKLFKGSGLEKGFIDSIATLTTYVLWALAIFIALQALGVSTASLAVVFGALGIGLGFGLQNIFNNFISGIILLFERPIQVGDAIEINGTWGIVKKINFRSTQVQTYDNASLIIPNSEFISNSVTNWTFKDQRIRRIITIGVAYGSDSDLVVSTLTEIAMACKKVLKYPQPDVIFADFADSALTFKLRVWTTLDDMVSVENKLRHDIYKAFAEKGIEIPFPQQDIHIKE